A part of Oncorhynchus clarkii lewisi isolate Uvic-CL-2024 chromosome 17, UVic_Ocla_1.0, whole genome shotgun sequence genomic DNA contains:
- the LOC139369828 gene encoding cyclin-L1-like has protein sequence MQPTIEYVMAAEDLRIPGEGILIGDKIYSGVTLTLDNCLLPLERLQQSPSAEHGLSADTEEQLRMRGCELIQAAGILLRLPQVAMATGQILFQRFYYCKSFVRHCAEMVAMACVHLASKIEEEPRRVRDVLNVFYHLKHSKGKRAQVPMPLDASYISAKAQVIKTERRVLKELGFCVHVKHPHKIIVMYLQVLECEKNTKLVQTAWNYMNDSLRTDVFLRFSAETVACACIYLSARTLQIPLPDQPPWFLLFGASEEDLREICGRILRLYSLPNVSLPSMLKEVDQCHLALEARIAKAKLAGGGLLAVGTPTLDVPSSFSPASKAASPAVPQTNRESPLNQVALKNACRKLTNGDEKKRGSRSDERRETQSMSPSRRRRSRSVSSPLRSVSPTHRQKISRRDREREKERERRRERERERGRGRRDEYSRRR, from the exons ATGCAACCGACAATTGAATATGTGATGGCGGCAGAAGACTTGAGAATTCCCGGGGAGGGAATTCTTATAGGGGATAAGATATACTCTGGTGTAACCCTAACTTTAGATAACTGTCTCCTGCCACTGGAGCGACTACAGCAGAGTCCGTCCGCTGAACATGGGCTCTCCGCGGATACCGAGGAGCAGCTGCGAATGCGGGGCTGTGAGTTGATACAGGCCGCGGGTATTCTGCTTAGACTCCCGCAG GTAGCCATGGCCACGGGGCAGATCCTTTTCCAGAGGTTCTACTATTGCAAATCGTTCGTCAGACACTGTGCAGAG ATGGTTGCCATGGCTTGTGTGCACCTGGCTTCAAAGATCGAGGAGGAACCGCGCAGGGTACGAGATGTTCTCAATGTGTTCTACCACCTCAAACACAGCAAAGGCAAAAG GGCCCAGGTCCCCATGCCTTTGGATGCCAGCTACATCAGTGCCAAGGCTCAGGTGATCAAGACGGAGAGGAGAGTACTGAAGGAGCTGGGCTTCTGTGTGCATGTCAAACACCCCCACAAG ATCATTGTGATGTACCTCCAGGTGCTGGAGTGTGAGAAGAACACCAAGCTGGTACAGACAGCTTG GAATTACATGAATGACAGTCTGAGGACAGATGTGTTCCTGAGGTTCAGTGCTGAGACCGTGGCCTGTGCCTGTATCTACCTGTCAGCCAGAACACTTCAG ATCCCTCTGCCGGACCAGCCTCCCTGGTTCCTGCTGTTTGGTGCGTCTGAGGAGGACCTGAGGGAGATCTGTGGGCGGATCCTGAGGCTGTACTCACTGCCCAACGTCTCCCTCCCCAGTATGTTAAAAGAAGTGGACCAGTGTCACCTGGCCCTGGAAGCACGCATCGCCAAGGCTAAGCTGGCAGGAGGGGGACTGCTGGCTGTGGGCACCCCCACCCTGGACGTCCCCTCCAGCTTCTCCCCTGCCTCCAAAGCAG CGTCGCCTGCTGTACCACAGACCAACAGGGAGTCTCCCCTAAATCAAGTCGCCCTAAAAAATGCCTGCCGGAAACTCACTAACGGAGACGA GAAGAAAAGAGGGAGTCGTagtgatgagagaagagagactcAGTCCATGTCTCCTTCCAGAAGAAG ACGCAGTCGCAGTGTCTCTTCTCCTTTGCGCTCTGTCTCTCCCACCCACCGCCAGAAAATCAGTCGCCGGGATAGAGAAAGGGAAAAAGAGCGGGAGCGTCGGCGGGAACGGGAGAGGGAgcggggaagaggaaggagagatgaataCTCACGTAGAAGATAA
- the LOC139369459 gene encoding olfactory receptor class A-like protein 4: MSEVLTVDAILFGFLVFSGILGNILVIHVVFQSAIGNLSRRLPPSDIILVNLSLANLLTSLFRTVPIFVSDLGLDVSLSQGWCRLFMLLWVWWRAVGCWVTLTLSAFHCATLKRQHVAMGPLAQEHERRKVWVALGLVWGLNLAFSLPALVYTTHVQGNATVELMVISCTTRPLLGCMWEFPSEEQGSAFASTSLVLNEVVPLMLMVGTNLATLHSLAKHIRAVTSTGEAVGGTHGELDRHVSSERKASHVIMLLVMLFVVCWVLQVAAVTYYNHNRGLHAEELLTVAHFSASVFVGFSPMVVALGHGKLRKRIMKMIAGCADRVKCQQEKIIDESKAPDTRETTAKQTVFTIQKEREVIK; this comes from the exons ATGTCGGAGGTCCTCACTGTAGATGCTATTCTGTTTGGGTTTCTGGTCTTCTCTGGCATCCTGGGAAACATACTGGTCATCCATGTG gTGTTCCAGTCGGCCATTGGAAATTTGTCTCGTCGGCTCCCTCCCTCTGACATCATCCTGGTGAACCTGTCGCTGGCCAACCTGCTGACGTCTCTGTTCCGCACAGTACCCATCTTTGTGTCTGATCTGGGTCTGGACGTGTCACTGTCCCAGGGCTGGTGCCGCCTCTTCATGTTGCTGTGGGTGTGGTGGCGGGCCGTGGGCTGCTGGGTCACTCTGACCCTCAGTGCCTTCCACTGTGCCACCCTGAAGCGACAGCATGTAGCCATGGGCCCCCTTGCACAGGAGCATGAGAGGAGGAAGGTGTGGGTGGCTCTGGGGCTTGTCTGGGGACTCAATCTCGCCTTTTCCTTGCCAGCGCTGGTTTACACCACACATGTCCAAGGCAATGCCACGGTGGAGCTGATGGTGATCAGCTGCACCACCAGGCCCCTGCTGGGCTGTATGTGGGAATTCCCCTCGGAGGAGCAGGGCTCGGCCTTCGCCTCCACCTCCCTGGTCCTCAATGAGGTGGTTCCCCTGATGCTGATGGTGGGCACCAACCTGGCTACGCTGCACTCGCTGGCCAAACACATCCGGGCCGTCACCTCGACGGGCGAGGCAGTGGGAGGGACGCATGGCGAGCTGGACAGACATGTGTCCAGTGAACGCAAGGCCAGTCATGTGATTATGTTGCTGGTGATGCTGTTTGTGGTGTGCTGGGTCCTGCAAGTTGCAGCGGTGACATACTATAACCATAACAGGGGGCTCCATGCGGAGGAGCTGCTGACTGTGGCCCACTTCTCTGCTTCTGTGTTTGTGGGCTTCAGTCCCATGGTGGTGGCTCTGGGACACGGCAAGCTGAGGAAGAGGATCATGAAGATGATCGCTGGCTGTGCTGACAGAGTGAAATGTCAACAGGAGAAAATAATAGATGAAAGCAAAGCTCCAGACACAAGGGAGACGACTGCAAAACAAACCGTTTTCACTattcagaaggagagagaggttatCAAATAA